In bacterium, one DNA window encodes the following:
- a CDS encoding PilZ domain-containing protein: MEEKAREGNREPRLYESHPMLVRRESDGLEGLVKTGDISTGGCTFESLQPLEGKTRLEILLNLDGRVLKIRGEVVRSETNEERGYTVAVRFIGMEARTRKMLASLMELEGLIKKVHPERGCKAAA; this comes from the coding sequence ATGGAAGAAAAAGCCAGGGAAGGCAATAGAGAACCGAGGCTTTACGAGTCTCACCCGATGCTGGTGCGGCGCGAGAGCGACGGTCTCGAAGGGCTCGTCAAAACAGGCGATATAAGCACCGGCGGCTGCACCTTCGAGAGCCTGCAGCCGCTTGAAGGAAAAACGCGGCTGGAAATATTGCTGAACCTCGACGGCAGGGTTCTGAAGATACGGGGCGAGGTCGTCCGCAGCGAAACGAACGAGGAGAGGGGCTACACGGTGGCCGTGCGCTTCATCGGCATGGAAGCGCGCACACGTAAGATGCTCGCCTCCCTGATGGAACTGGAAGGGCTCATTAAAAAGGTTCACCCGGAAAGGGGGTGCAAGGCGGCCGCGTAA
- a CDS encoding MerR family transcriptional regulator → MLTVKTTGVKNGKEEGFARPQKGVAGSFGAGEVQRFTGISRITLHVWDKSGFLRPALSRGGKGTGNRRKYSFADIVALRVIKKLRLEGVSLRALRKVAKYLREREGLENPFAQRVLAVSGPDVVMVSPEEVVSVLKRPGQHYLLLKLDIEDEARRLTEEIKSSAA, encoded by the coding sequence ATTTTGACAGTAAAAACCACGGGTGTGAAAAACGGTAAAGAAGAGGGCTTTGCGCGCCCTCAAAAAGGGGTTGCGGGAAGCTTCGGAGCCGGGGAGGTCCAGAGGTTTACGGGAATCAGCCGTATAACTCTGCACGTCTGGGACAAAAGCGGTTTTTTGCGGCCCGCCCTTTCGCGTGGAGGCAAGGGCACGGGTAACCGCAGGAAGTATTCCTTCGCCGACATCGTCGCCCTCCGGGTGATAAAAAAACTCCGTCTGGAGGGGGTTTCTCTCCGGGCGCTCAGGAAAGTCGCGAAATACCTCCGGGAGCGGGAGGGGCTCGAAAATCCCTTCGCCCAGAGGGTTCTCGCCGTAAGCGGCCCGGACGTGGTTATGGTCAGCCCGGAAGAGGTCGTTTCAGTGCTTAAAAGGCCCGGGCAGCACTACCTGCTTTTGAAGCTCGATATTGAGGACGAGGCCAGAAGGCTTACGGAAGAAATTAAAAGCTCCGCAGCCTGA